In Monodelphis domestica isolate mMonDom1 chromosome 3, mMonDom1.pri, whole genome shotgun sequence, the following proteins share a genomic window:
- the MMP11 gene encoding stromelysin-3 isoform X2, with amino-acid sequence MARAVRPARPGMAPASAQGLRPLGLPLQLLLLLLLLRLPCPVLARPLPPTQEDGHWLQAGPQAAATSQAALPEPAAPQMATAQGRPRCGVPTLPLSLNLQNRQKRFVLSGGRWEKLNLTYRILRFPWQLVKEQVQEMMAEALRVWSKVTPLTFTEVRAGRADIMIDFTRYWHGDNLPFDGPGGVLAHAFFPKTHRQGDVHFDYDETWTAGSDLGTDLLQVAAHEFGHALGLQHSTEAKALMSPFYTFRYPLSLSADDRRGIQHLYGRPRPAAAHANEISLEVSPHTPPSLPLRPDACATDFDAAAAIRGELFFFKAAFVWRLRAGRLQPGYPALASRHWQGLPEGLDAAFEDPRGDIWFFQGSQYWVYAGEKRVLGPAPLSDLGLPSSAIHAALVWGTGRSKIYLFHGGSYWRFRADVRRVDSPSPRRASDWRGVPSEIGAAFQDSQGYAYFLRGRQYWKFDPVKVRVLEGFPRLIGQDFFGCAGRAPLPSNAFF; translated from the exons ATGGCGCGAGCAGTCCGGCCCGCCCGCCCCGGAATGGCCCCAGCATCGGCTCAGGGCCTCCGCCCCCTCGGGCTCCCActccagctgctgctgctgctgctgctgctcaggCTCCCCTGCCCGGTCCTGGCTCGGCCGCTGCCGCCAACTCAGGAG GATGGACACTGGCTCCAGGCTGGTCCCCAGGCAGCAGCAACTTCCCAGGCAGCCCTTCCTGAGCCAGCTGCCCCTCAGATGGCCACAGCCCAGGGCCGCCCCCGCTGCGGGGTGCCTACTTTGCCTCTTAGCCTGAACCTTCAAAACCGGCAGAAGCGCTTCGTGCTGTCCGGGGGGCGCTGGGAGAAGCTCAATCTCACCTACAG AATCCTCCGGTTCCCCTGGCAGCTGGTCAAGGAGCAGGTCCAGGAGATGATGGCTGAGGCCCTCCGGGTGTGGAGCAAGGTGACCCCACTCACCTTCACCGAGGTGCGGGCAGGCCGGGCAGACATCATGATCGATTTCACCAG GTACTGGCACGGAGACAACCTGCCATTCGATGGCCCCGGAGGCGTCCTGGCTCACGCCTTCTTCCCCAAGACCCACCGCCAGGGAGACGTCCACTTCGACTACGACGAGACCTGGACCGCCGGGAGCGACCTGG GCACGGACTTGCTGCAGGTGGCTGCCCACGAGTTCGGCCACGCGCTGGGCCTCCAGCACTCCACCGAGGCCAAGGCGCTCATGTCGCCCTTCTACACCTTCCGCTACCCGCTGAGCCTGAGCGCCGACGACCGGCGGGGCATCCAGCACCTGTACGGGCGCCCCCGGCCCGCCGCCGCGCACGCCAATGAGATCTCCCTGGAGGTGAGCCCGCAcacacctccctccctccccctgcgGCCCGACGCCTGCGCCACGGACTTCGACGCCGCCGCCGCCATCCGCGGAGAGCTCTTCTTCTTCAAGGCTGCCTTCGTCTGGAGGCTCCGGGCTGGCCGGCTGCAGCCCGGCTACCCGGCCCTGGCGTCCCGCCACTGGCAGGGCCTGCCTGAGGGCCTTGACGCCGCCTTCGAGGATCCACGGGGCGACATCTGGTTTTTCCAGG GCTCTCAGTACTGGGTCTATGCAGGGGAGAAGCGTGTGCTGGGCCCTGCGCCGCTCTCTGACCTGGGCTTGCCAAGCTCAGCCATCCACGCGGCGCTGGTGTGGGGCACAGGGAGGAGCAAAATCTACTTGTTCCACGGGGGCAGTTACTGGCGCTTCCGTGCTGATGTGCGGCGTGTCGACAGCCCGTCGCCCAGAAGGGCCAGCGACTGGCGGGGAGTGCCTTCCGAGATCGGCGCCGCCTTCCAAGACAGCCAAG GTTATGCCTACTTCCTCCGTGGTCGCCAGTACTGGAAGTTTGACCCGGTGAAGGTGAGGGTCCTGGAGGGTTTCCCGCGCCTCATTGGCCAGGACTTCTTCGGCTGTGCCGGACGTGCCCCCCTTCCCTCCAACGCTTTCTTCTAG